GCTTTACGATTGACCGTTATATTTTTTTCTTCGTCGTTTATTTTCATTCCGTCAGTAGCCGGATGTTCCAATTAAAAAATCAAACGTAAAAATCCCCTTAAATGAAGTTAAATGCAAGAGAAAGAAAGCTCTATCGTTATCCTTTCTATTGTGTACGTAAATTATCAGCTGTCAATGAATATTAAACGAATTAAAATCAGAAATAAACTGATATACCAAAGTTTATGTAGTTTGGTGTTAGTCTGATTGCTTCATTTGTTCGTTTGTCTTTTCTTGAAGTAGTTTCAAATTCTGAAGTTTGATGAGTATAATAAAATTTTATCCCATATTCAGCTGAGAGACTCATATCTTTATGGAACGACCACTCGACTCCGATTATTGCATCGAGGCCAGCATTGAAATTATCAGTTGATCCAGTACCCTTCTCAACTGTGCTATCGGAAATTGACAGTTTGGTTTCTCCTTCGGAATGACCAAAGCCAAAAGTTGGACCAGAAGCTAAATAAAATCCAATATCATCTGTTCTAACTAAATAATATACATACTGCGTGATAATAGTTAATCCGATTGAATTATTGTCACTTTTTTCAACATAGCTCAATGTATCATTATCATTATAAGTTGATTCTCTATCAAAGCTGGAGTCATCAAAAAATAATGATAACCCTGCACGAATTGCAGATTTTTTCCCTAAATGATATTTCCCTGAGAATGTAGTACCCTGGAAATTTGTTAATGTAAAATTCTCATTAATCTGAAACTGCAATGCAAATTTTCCATCGAGTGAATCAAGGTAAGATGTTTGTGCAGTGGTAGTAGATATGAACGAGAGAATGAATAATAGAAGCGAGAAGAAATAAATCAAGTGATACTTTTTATGTTTCATTTTCTGACCCTTTCTATAAATTTTATTTTCAACAAATAAAACCTATAGTTACAATCTGCAAAAAGCAAAATAAAAAAGGCAGCCACCCTGACTGCCTTCTTTTCTAGATTCTAGAAATGTAATTATTCAGTACACTCGGTATCATCAAGCCGTTCATCCCAGCAGTACCAGTTCTGATTTTCAAAATAAATTGCATCTTTCACTCTACCGAAACGAAGTTCATAATTCCATTTTATCTCAATCAGATTATTTTGTTCAGCCTGATAAATATGGTAGAATCTGTTAAGAGGTACCTCATTTGTTTTTCCGTAGAAAATATAACTCCCATCTGCTGGAGTGGTTGGTGATACGAGTGAGTATTTAACATCAGCAGTTCCTTCCTGGGTATTTCTTTTCCATTCAATGTAAAGAAATGGAGAAGGATTATTCGGTTCTTTGTTCAGAGTCCATGTTCCTTCAGTTACAGAGGTATTTGAAAATCCTGTGAACCATTCAAAATCTTCAAATGCTCCTTGTTGTGAAAGCAGCATTTGCCATTCAACTCCATCTGTGACAATCTCCCCGAACAGCTTAGCTGTGAAGACAACTTCATTAACCGAAACGCTGTACTGCCAAAGCCATCTTCCGTCAGATTGTTTTACAGGCTGATGATTAAACGATTCATTAAAAGCTGCCACTGGAACAGCCAGTGTCAATGTCAAAATTGAATTCCAAACGGAAACGTTGTATGCTGCCCATCCCCAGTTTCTTTTTGTAGCTTGAGTAGACTCAATTTTACTGAGTGAAGTTGTATCAGGAAATTCATCGAAGTTAATTATCATGCTTGATTGGGGAGGTATCGTTGGTGCCTGATCCTGCGGATTAGTAGTTTTATCATCTTCGCAGGAAACGATAAGTCCAATCATCACAATAACAAATAAAATTGGAAAGGTTTTTATTAAGTGCATCATATGTTCTTCCTTAAAAATTTTCTCGACTGAATAGGAATACTTGACAAGAATTATGCCTTAGGAACGGCTTTAATTTGAGATTTCATTTTATGGGTACCAGTTGAGGAAATCGGAACAAGGTAAAATCGTCTTTCAAAATTACAGCCCTTTGGCTATTTTAACCTTCGATTTAATTTATTCAATTGTCATAAAACCACTTGTATTCCATAAACCTCAAAGCAGTAATTTTTCTTTTCCTTCTTAGCTTTAACGCTCTATCCCAAGATTTTTCGATTCAAAAAATCGAACCTCCCAACTGGTGGGTTGGAATGAAATGGGATACATTACAATTAATGGTTTATGGTGAAAATCTACAGAACGTTAATGTCGAATCTTCAAATAAAGAATTGAATATTCTTCGAGTTCAACCAGCTCAAAGCAATTCTTATTTGTTTGTGGATATTGTTATTTCTTCTGATTCAGATCCTGGCAAATACGATCTAGTTTTTACCAATGGTAATGTTAATAAAATATTCTCTTATCCTATTTTGAAAGGAGAAATCACAGCTGAAGAATACATAGGTTTCAGTAATAAAGATGTTGTCTACTTGATATTCGCCGATCGTTTCTGTGATGGAAATCCTTCAAATAATACCA
This region of bacterium genomic DNA includes:
- a CDS encoding outer membrane beta-barrel protein — its product is MKHKKYHLIYFFSLLLFILSFISTTTAQTSYLDSLDGKFALQFQINENFTLTNFQGTTFSGKYHLGKKSAIRAGLSLFFDDSSFDRESTYNDNDTLSYVEKSDNNSIGLTIITQYVYYLVRTDDIGFYLASGPTFGFGHSEGETKLSISDSTVEKGTGSTDNFNAGLDAIIGVEWSFHKDMSLSAEYGIKFYYTHQTSEFETTSRKDKRTNEAIRLTPNYINFGISVYF